Below is a window of Acidaminococcales bacterium DNA.
GGGATTATTGTCTTGACGCGCCCGTAGGCCGCCTTGTCGCTGGCCGCCGCGCTCTTGATAAGGTTCCTGACTTCGGACGCGCTGGCGGTTGCCCTTTGCACGTCGGCAATTATTGTTCTTCGGTCGGCAAGCTGCCCCATCAGCACGGAAGCGGTGGCGTCCGGGCTGGGGTTGCCTTCGCTCGGCTCGGTGGCCGCCAAGTCCCAGCGGCGCACCCATGACCTGACCTGCGATTTGGGGACGTCCGGCACGACCTCGGCTTGCGAGCGCTTGAAGTACAGGCCGGCGGACGGCTTTATCTTCCAGTTGCCGAGCAGCAGGCGTTCGCGCTCTACCTGCCCCAAGGCTTTCAAGTTGGACAGATATTCGGGGTTGGCGTCCATAAGCGCTTTGTTGTCGTATACGGACGAGGCGATGAAGGTGGCGGACTTTATCTCGTACTCTTTCAGCCCGTATTTTTGCATGAGTTCCGCCCGGCTGCCCGCCCAAACGATTTCGTCGCTTGCGCGGCAAAAGTACCGCATGGCCCCGCTGCGCTCGGGCATGGCGTAGCCGGTGGCGGGGTCCCACCACCAGGAAATGAAGCCGGCCACCCAACTGTCGGCGTCCGGGTTGCAGGTCGCCCTTATGTAGGGCTTTACCCCGCAGGTGGAGCGGTTGCGCCCCATAAGGTAAAAAAATTGCTTTTTGGTGAAGTGCGTCAATTCATCAAAACACAGCAAAGGTATCTGCGCCCCCTGCCAGCTGTAGGCGTCCTTGTCGTATTGGAGGCTGGAGAAGGACACCCTCGCGCCGGAAGGGAAGGTGAAGGAGTGGACGGGGGTAATGCGGGGCTCGGCCTTGCCCATGTAAAGTTCCTGGGCGGTGTCCCAAAGCCCGCCCTCGGCAGTTATCTGGTTGGCCGTGCGGCGAAAAATGACCGCGCCGAAGCCTTTGTTTCCGGCGTGGTAAAAAGGCTCCATCAAAAGCGCGTAGGTCTTGCCGCCGCCGGCCGCCCCGCCGTAGATGGCGATGTCGGCGCCCGACGCCAAAAATTGTTCTTGCGGGCCTTTTTGCGGGCTTATCGCGGGCATTCGTCGAAGCTCCCCTTTTGCGGCAGGTAGATGTGCGTGGTTTCGGTTTCGAGCGACACCGGGCCGCCGTCCTTGCCGGTGATTTCGTGCTGCGCCCTGTCGCGCCATTTGTCGGGCTTTCGGTTTTTCAGCCAGAATATCATGGCCGCTGTGTCGCCGCCTGCGGCCTTTTGATAAAGCGCGTTTTCTATCTGCCGGTCGGCGACGTCCTTGCCCTGTTTTAGGGCGTCCGAAATGTCCGAACAATGTTTTTTCCACTCGCTTAAAGTGCTGCGCGATATGCCCATGTTCCCGGCAATGTCCTTGTCGGCCAGGCCGTCCCTTGCCCAGCCCCGGAGCAGGGCAAGCCCCTCCGCCGTCAGCCAATATGCGCACTTTTTCGCCGCCATTGTTACTACCCCAATAAAAAACCGCCCGAAAGCCAGGCGGTTGGTATATCTCTCGCATTTTATATTGTATCACAGAAAAATGTGAACTAAATGCGGAAGTTTGTTGTTGCAAAAAACGGGGTTAAAGATTATAATAAAAGCAGAAGGGGCGTTGCCGATGAACGGCTGCCCTTAATAAAAAAGAAGTGTAAAAGTAACACCGCTAAGTTTGGGGCTTGGGCGGTGTTACTTTTTTATTGCAAGGATATATCCCGTAGCAACAATCACAAGAACTATCGCCAAGATTGTATCCATAGGCAACACCCCCTTTCGAGGGGAGTAGCAACCGTCCACCGTTATCGCAACGCCTTGATTTCATTATATCACAGTTATGTGGCCGCGGCAGGGATTTTCACTTGGCGCAAAGCCTCGCCGTGCAATTCCCATACATACCGACGGCTATACCCCATTTCCTCGGCTATGTCGCCCCAAGCCCAAAGGTCTATATAACGCCTTTTCAAAATCTCGTTGAGCTTGGGGTCTTCCACCGTGTCAATGGCAAGCACAACTTCTTTTTTGAGCCGCAAGAGCTTGGCGACGCGCCGGTCTATAATCTCCGAAAGGTCGGCGGCCTTCGCGACAAAGTGGCTCACCCGGTCGCCTTGGGAGGACGCGCCGAAGTCCTTGCGCAAGACGTTCGGCGAGCCTTCGGCCAAGCGCCGCCAAGCGTCGCGGCGCTCAACTTCCGCCCGTATGGACCTGTCCAGCCAATAATACTGCCTCAAAAACTCCTTGGTTTTCAAATCGCCTTTCCCCTTTCAGGAATCCCCTCCGCCAAATCTGGCTTGCCCCGGCCTTTTTGGCCGGCTACCAGTCAATGATTTCGTCCACTATCGCCCTTTGTTCCGTGGCCGTTTTTCGCAGGTATATGCGGGTAGTTTCAAGTTCCTCATGCCCCATTAAATCCGCGAGGAAAACAATGTCGTTGTGCCGCAAAAGAAACTGCTTGGCAAACAGGTGCCTAAAGGAATGGGGGTGCATGACTTCTTTGTCAATGCCGTATTTTTGCCCGATGGTCTTGATTATGCCAGCAATCCCCCTAGTGCTCATCGGTTTGCCGTAGCCTTTGCCCCGTTTTATGCGACTGTTGCGGAAAACATGCCCGCTCTCCACCCCCATGGCGGCAAGTATGGGGAGCGCGGTTTCCTGTGTGCTTCGCGGTATGTAAACCCTGCGGTACTTCTTCCCCTTGCCGTAAAAATCGACATGCCCGGCCCGTATATGCTCCGCCTTAAACTTGACGATTTCGCTGACCCTCGCCCCGGTCGCGCCCAAAAGCGAGATAAGCAACAGGCTGCGGAGGTCTCCGTCCTCGCGCAGCTTTTTCTTTAAAAATTCGTAGTCGGCAAAGCTGATCACGTTTTCAAGGAACGGCTTTTGCTGTTCCCTAACCCCGGACAGCTTGAAATCTTTTTCCCCCATGAATTTCATGTAGCGGTTGAGCCCCACGACGCGCAGGTTTATGCTTCGGGGCTTCAGCGTGTCAACGAGGCCTTCCTTGTAGGCGTAAGCCGTCTCCTCCGTCAACAGGTCGTAGCGCGAGTAAAACAACTTTACCGCTTGGCAGTAGCTTTCAATGGACGACCCTTGGCGCCCGAGCGTTTTCAAATGCGCCCGGAAGTCATTTATCTTGTTTGGATATTGCATTTTGCGGCTCCCCTTCCCACGGCTCGCGTAATATTTTTTTTATTTTGTCCAAGCTCGCGTTCATGTCGCCGACAATCCGGGCTTGCTCGCCCTGGATAAAGTCAATCAATTCGAGCGGCGATTGGATTGCGTTCATTTTGGCGGACAGCTCCGCTTCGCGCCGCTTTTGGCTCTCGGTCTTTTTCATCGTCTCACCGCCTTGACAAAACGCGTCCTTATGCTCGTGCCGGATGCTTTGAACGCACCGGCAGGAAAATCAAGCGTTTCCACAGCGTTTGTTTCAACCCAGTCCCGGAAGGACGCCGACAGGGAATCCTGGCAGAAAAAAGGGGACGGGCTGCATACCGCGCAGAGTATCCCCCCAGGCTTTAGCAACTCCCACGCGCGCAGAATATGTTTTATGTCCTGTTTTTTCATAAAAGGCGGGTTCATGACCACACGGTCATACAATCGCGGCGCCAGCCATTGTAAAAAATCCATGCCGGCGTATGAGTAGTCGCAATCGCGCAGGAAAATATTCTTGCTGATGTCAAGCTCGACCGCCGTAACGCTACGGGGCTTATATTTTTTTATCTCGCTCAATAGTCCCCCCTCGCCGGCAGAGGGTTCCAGTACGTCGCAATCCGGGTTTATGTCCGCTTTGCGGCAAACAATGGCGGCTATTTCTGGCGGGGTAGGAAAGAACTGAAATATTTTTTTAGTGTCTTCAATTTTCCCAGTCAAAAGCGCGGTGTCTATCCGCTCCGCCGGATCGTCGGCGAACACATGCCCCTTTTTGCTTCGGTTCCACTTCCCCCCGAGCAACTCGAGGGCTTTGTTTACGGAAAGATACAGCTTTCTTTCAAGCTGTCCTTCCGGCAAAAACAGCGCGTTGCCATCAATTTTAGAGTTAACAAGAATATCGGCGACTTCCGGCGTCAAATTCATTTTTCTTATTCCCTCAATCCTTTGTTTTTTCGCAAAATGCCTGAAAACTTCCCGCGTTGCAGCAGGTGCTATAAAATATGTCACGTGAGCTTTTCAATCTGCCCTTTCATGGTTTCGCCTCCAAATTTTTCACTCAAAAAGCGTAGGCATTGGCTCGCCCTTTGCCTTCCGCGCTTTGCTCGTCCACCACTCATACATCTCCTCGCCGCTGAAAAAATTGGACTTTTTGCCTTTTTTGGCATTCTCCTTGCCCAGCGCCACGCGCCTTTCCCATGCGGCAATGCAAGCCTGCCGGTACATCTCGGCGTACTGCGGCCAGCGCTCGGCGTCGCGCTTTGCGCCTTTCGGGCCGGCCATGGGACACATGATGCAGCCTATGCGCTTGAAACCTTCGTCGTACAGCTTGCAGTAAGGCAAGGCGTGCTTTCGGATATACTCCCAAACTTCCCTGTCCGACCAGTCGATGATGGGGTGGACAAAGGATTTTGTGCTGTCCTTCATGCACGTTTCAACCATTTGCCGCTTGTTTCGCCTCGCGCTTTCCTGCCAGCGAATGCCCGTAACCGTTACCCTGCCCGCCCCGCCTGTCTCTTTCAGCTCCCCGCAGCAGTAGCGCGCTTGTTTAAGCGGCGGCACGAGTGCTTTTATAATCAACGCCCTCATGCTGGTTTGCGGCGCATGGCGCTCCACGTCCGGGTGGAACTGACGCACGTACCGCATAAGCTCCGGCGGGTCTACCGTCGTGACGCTGAAGTGGATGTCGTGCTTGACGCCGCTTCGCCGCACCAAATCCTTGACGACTATGCTGTCCTTGCCGCCGGAGAAAGCCACGTAGTACCCTTCTTCCGGGCAAAACGCCTGCAGCCGCTTGATTGCCGTTGCCTCTTTGTCTTCAAGTCCCCAAAGCGTATGTTCTTGCAGCATTTTCGCCTCCTCATTCCGGTTCGGAATCCAAATCCACAACTTCCACGTCCACGCGGGGGGCGGCTGCGTACCGCTTTTGGCAAAACTCGTCTGTAACTTGGCTGTCGTCGCGCCAGACGATGCCGTTCAGGGCGTCCTTTACGCCCTTTGCGTAGTTGTCGAGGTCGGGCTTTGTCGTCGGCCGGATTTTGCCGGCAAGCGCAAGGGCGGTTTTTTTCTTGCCCCAGCTTTTGGGGACTTGCCTGTAAACAAGCACGCAAAGGGACACCGGCCCGGCAAAAAGCTCCGGGGGCTTGTGGGCGGCCGCCACCAGCCGGACAAGGAACTTGAAGTCCCGCGACTTTTGCGGGTCGTAGGCAACGGCCGCCTTGCCAGCCCGCGCGAAGCGCGGCCTGCCCTGCGCCACCGGCTCGCCCGGCACCGTGAAGCGCACTATCATGCCCCTGCCCCCCTTTCGGCGGCTTGCGGCTCGCCCATGCGCCCGGCGACGCTTTTTGATAGTTCCGCGACGTTCCCATTGGCCGGCGGTTGCAGCGTTGGCAGCAAAAAATCCCGGTAAAAATCGGTGTTTTTCGCCTCCGGGCCGCAATTTCTTGCCAAGTCCGCAAGGGGGGCGCGTTTTGTTTCCGGCGCCGGCAGGCGCGGGCGCCTCGACTCGTTCTCCTGTTCGACGATTTCGACAAACTCCACCATCTCCGCCGGCTTTGGCCAAAACTTGAGGGCTTTCGCCGCGCGCCTCGCCGCCTCGTCAAAAACGTGGGGCGCGGTAGCCCGAAACATCTTCGCCCACTCATGTTCCAGCCAGGCGTCGTCTTTCGGCGTCTTCGTCGGCGGGGCAAACCCCATCGCCCTAAACCCAACGAACGCCCTTGCCACATGCTTAGCCATCAAGTCCAACATCGACAACCACATCCTCGTCCGGCGGCAAAATGCCCGCCCTAATTTTCCGTTGCCGGTCGCGCTCGAGTTCCAGCTCCTGCTTGGGCGGCGCCCTTCTGCCGCCCCCGACGGGGGCGCGGGCGTCCCAAGGCGCTTCGCCCCCCGCTTTGCGCCATTTCAAAAGCGTGGATTCCAAGTATTTTATGCTGGTCGCCCCGGCCCGCAAAAACTCCCCCGTGGCCTTTTCCAGCCAAGCCGGCGGGTAGTCCCCGCCCAAGTCAACCAAGCTGTCCCGCCAGTACATGTTGGGGATGGGGTATCTTTGGGCGAAGTAGGCGGCAAAGTCAAACGGCTTTTCGGGAAATGCGTCAACCTCCCCGGGGGGTTCGGGTTCACTCGCGCGCGCGCGCGCATCCACCACCACGTCTTTTAAACTTAACTTATCTTTACTTATCTTTACTTTACTTATCGGCGTTTCTGTCGCGTTTTGGGGCGGGTTTTCTCCGGGGTTTTCCGCACGGAAAACCCCGTCGCCCAAATCGTCTTTTCCCTTGCCGCTGCGCCAGTTTTCCCTTTTTTCCAAAAGGACTTTTTGCCGTTTTTTTATTCCGGCCGAAGTCAATATTTTTTTGGATTCCCACGAAATCCGATCAAAAAGCCGCAAGATTATGGCAAAATCCAAGATTTTTTTGAATTTATTTTTTGAAATTCCGACTTTTTTCACTATGGAATTTTCTATTTCCGGGATGGACAGATCCAGTTCCGCGTTGTCGGTTTTGTAAATCCGTTCCAAAAGTATGAAATAAAAAGCGTAGCCGTCGTTGCCGAAATTGGCCCTTAGCGCGTCGATTTTCTCGTCGCCCGCGGCGTCCGTGTCATGTTTGAAATAGTCCATGCCTTCTTTGAGCGGCCTTGCCATCTCGCGCCTCCACAATCAGCTTTGTTGCCCTGCCCTGCCCTGCCCTTTGCATGCTTCCCAAGCAATGAAATCTTTTGCGCCGCGCGCTCCGTCTCGGCTTCCCCGCTTGCGCGGGCGGTCCCGTTTCAGTCCGCGCCCGTTTCATTTGGTGGCCAATGCTCAATCGCAATGCCGTAGTCCCGGCAGACGGCGCGCTCGATCCGGCAGCCGCGGGCCCCTTCCCAGCCGGGCATGAATATCGCGACCTCAGCCTGCGCCAGAAGCTCAATGGACTTGGCAAGGCAAAGCACGGACATGCGCCCTTCGCCGGCAAAATCAGGGGACGCGGGGAACGCGCTGTCAAGGACAGTCCGCCCTTGGCTTCTATTTCGGCGACAAGCGCCGCCCGCTCCGCCTTTATTTGCCCCATGGCCTTGCCCCTCATGGGTTGGGAAATGAAAAATTTTGTCATGGCGTTTGCCCCTTTCCCCCTCTGAGCCCTTCCTCTGTCCTTGTCCCCTCCAGCGTCGCCGGGTCCATGCTGTAGGCCAGGTTGCACGGCAGCTTTTTAAGGCCGCTTATGTTCATGGCCCACGGTTTCCCTTTTCCCCGCGCCGGGCGCGGCTTCCGGCCTTCGCCCCCGCTGCCTTCCACTATGCGGCAGGCCGACAGGTCGCGCTTTATCTGTATAAAGTACCTTTTGCCGGGGTCAAGGTTCACGTTGTTTATCGACGCTTTGCCAAGCCTTGGCCATATCCTCACCATCGGCCGGCCG
It encodes the following:
- a CDS encoding DUF4373 domain-containing protein, which gives rise to MARPLKEGMDYFKHDTDAAGDEKIDALRANFGNDGYAFYFILLERIYKTDNAELDLSIPEIENSIVKKVGISKNKFKKILDFAIILRLFDRISWESKKILTSAGIKKRQKVLLEKRENWRSGKGKDDLGDGVFRAENPGENPPQNATETPISKVKISKDKLSLKDVVVDARARASEPEPPGEVDAFPEKPFDFAAYFAQRYPIPNMYWRDSLVDLGGDYPPAWLEKATGEFLRAGATSIKYLESTLLKWRKAGGEAPWDARAPVGGGRRAPPKQELELERDRQRKIRAGILPPDEDVVVDVGLDG
- a CDS encoding class I SAM-dependent methyltransferase; amino-acid sequence: MNLTPEVADILVNSKIDGNALFLPEGQLERKLYLSVNKALELLGGKWNRSKKGHVFADDPAERIDTALLTGKIEDTKKIFQFFPTPPEIAAIVCRKADINPDCDVLEPSAGEGGLLSEIKKYKPRSVTAVELDISKNIFLRDCDYSYAGMDFLQWLAPRLYDRVVMNPPFMKKQDIKHILRAWELLKPGGILCAVCSPSPFFCQDSLSASFRDWVETNAVETLDFPAGAFKASGTSIRTRFVKAVRR
- a CDS encoding DNA-packaging protein; its protein translation is MAAKKCAYWLTAEGLALLRGWARDGLADKDIAGNMGISRSTLSEWKKHCSDISDALKQGKDVADRQIENALYQKAAGGDTAAMIFWLKNRKPDKWRDRAQHEITGKDGGPVSLETETTHIYLPQKGSFDECPR
- a CDS encoding tyrosine-type recombinase/integrase; the encoded protein is MQYPNKINDFRAHLKTLGRQGSSIESYCQAVKLFYSRYDLLTEETAYAYKEGLVDTLKPRSINLRVVGLNRYMKFMGEKDFKLSGVREQQKPFLENVISFADYEFLKKKLREDGDLRSLLLISLLGATGARVSEIVKFKAEHIRAGHVDFYGKGKKYRRVYIPRSTQETALPILAAMGVESGHVFRNSRIKRGKGYGKPMSTRGIAGIIKTIGQKYGIDKEVMHPHSFRHLFAKQFLLRHNDIVFLADLMGHEELETTRIYLRKTATEQRAIVDEIIDW
- the terL gene encoding phage terminase large subunit — encoded protein: MPAISPQKGPQEQFLASGADIAIYGGAAGGGKTYALLMEPFYHAGNKGFGAVIFRRTANQITAEGGLWDTAQELYMGKAEPRITPVHSFTFPSGARVSFSSLQYDKDAYSWQGAQIPLLCFDELTHFTKKQFFYLMGRNRSTCGVKPYIRATCNPDADSWVAGFISWWWDPATGYAMPERSGAMRYFCRASDEIVWAGSRAELMQKYGLKEYEIKSATFIASSVYDNKALMDANPEYLSNLKALGQVERERLLLGNWKIKPSAGLYFKRSQAEVVPDVPKSQVRSWVRRWDLAATEPSEGNPSPDATASVLMGQLADRRTIIADVQRATASASEVRNLIKSAAASDKAAYGRVKTIIPQDPGQAGKDQAQSIVKMLAGYPAASVRESGDKVTRAEPFAAQWQAGNVLVVAAPWNGLFFAELEAFPEGAHDDQVDAAAGAFAALSRRPAMNISQNALR
- a CDS encoding DUF1492 domain-containing protein, whose product is MKTKEFLRQYYWLDRSIRAEVERRDAWRRLAEGSPNVLRKDFGASSQGDRVSHFVAKAADLSEIIDRRVAKLLRLKKEVVLAIDTVEDPKLNEILKRRYIDLWAWGDIAEEMGYSRRYVWELHGEALRQVKIPAAAT
- a CDS encoding phosphoadenosine phosphosulfate reductase family protein; amino-acid sequence: MLQEHTLWGLEDKEATAIKRLQAFCPEEGYYVAFSGGKDSIVVKDLVRRSGVKHDIHFSVTTVDPPELMRYVRQFHPDVERHAPQTSMRALIIKALVPPLKQARYCCGELKETGGAGRVTVTGIRWQESARRNKRQMVETCMKDSTKSFVHPIIDWSDREVWEYIRKHALPYCKLYDEGFKRIGCIMCPMAGPKGAKRDAERWPQYAEMYRQACIAAWERRVALGKENAKKGKKSNFFSGEEMYEWWTSKARKAKGEPMPTLFE
- a CDS encoding RusA family crossover junction endodeoxyribonuclease: MIVRFTVPGEPVAQGRPRFARAGKAAVAYDPQKSRDFKFLVRLVAAAHKPPELFAGPVSLCVLVYRQVPKSWGKKKTALALAGKIRPTTKPDLDNYAKGVKDALNGIVWRDDSQVTDEFCQKRYAAAPRVDVEVVDLDSEPE